In Chaetodon trifascialis isolate fChaTrf1 chromosome 23, fChaTrf1.hap1, whole genome shotgun sequence, the following proteins share a genomic window:
- the rap1gds1 gene encoding rap1 GTPase-GDP dissociation stimulator 1 isoform X2: MDNLSEALEKLKLASTDSATDSVESCLDCLLKALTNNNTEASVKIQEMGVLPLLPTLLNPQSSCTPKVANIIAEVAKNEFMRSPCVEAGLIPPLIQLLNSTDQEVLLQTGRALGNICYDSHSLQAQLINMGVIPTLVKLLGVHSHNTALTEMCLIAFGNLAELESSKEQFASTNIAEELVRLFQKQTEHEKKEMIFEVLAPLAENDVIKLQLVEAGLVECLLEVVAQTVDGEREEDIAQLKTASDLMVLLLLGDESMQKLFEGGKGSVFQRVLSWIPSHNHQLQLAGALAIANFARNDGNCIHMVDTGIVQKLLELLDRHVDEGNVTVQHAALSALRNLAIPVVNKSKMLSAGVADVVLKFLQSEMPPVQFKLLGTLRMLIDTQAEAADQLGTNGKLVERLVEWCEAKDHAGVMGESNRLLSALIRHSKSKEVVRTVIQGGGVKHLVTMATSEHMIMQNEALVALGLIAGLDLVAAEKDFVGASLVSVLHKLLSDERSAPEIKYNSMILICAVMGSEPLHKEVQSLAFIDVVSKLRAHENKTVSHQASLTEQRLTAQS; this comes from the exons acaaCCTAAGTGAAGCCCTGGAGAAGCTGAAGCTAGCATCTACAGACAGCGCCACTGACAGCGTGGAGAGTTGCTTGGACTGCCTGCTGAAAGCACTCACCAACAACA acACTGAGGCCAGTGTGAAGATCCAGGAGATGGGCGTCCTTCCCTTACTTCCCACCTTGCTTAACCCCCAGTCTTCCTGCACTCCTAAAGTAGCCAACATCATAGCTGAGGTGGCCAAAAATG AGTTCATGCGGAGTCCCTGTGTTGAAGCCGGCCTCATCCCTCCTCTAATTCAGCTGTTAAACTCCACAGACCAGGAGGTTTTACTGCAGACTGGCCGAGCTCTTGGCAACATCTGTTATGACAGCC ATTCCCTACAAGCCCAGTTGATCAATATGGGTGTGATTCCCACCTTGGTGAAGCTGCTTGGCGTCCATTCCCACAACACAGCcctgacagaaatgtgtctaATTGCCTTTGGGAATTTGGCTGAGCTTG agtCCAGCAAAGAGCAGTTTGCCTCCACCAATATCGCTGAGGAGCTGGTGCGTCTTTTCCAGAAGCAGACAGAGCACGAGAAGAAGGAAATGATTTTTGAGGTTCTGGCTCCACTTGCAGAAAATG ATGTGATAAAGCTGCAGCTGGTCGAGGCGGGCTTGGTGGAGTGTCTCCTGGAGGTGGTGGCTCAGACTGTagacggagagagggaggaggacatcGCTCAGCTCAAGACTGCCTCTGACCTCATGGTTCTCCTGCTGCTGGGAG ACGAGTCCATGCAGAAGCTGTTTGAGGGAGGAAAGGGCAGTGTCTTCCAGAGGGTCCTGTCCTGGATTCCATCACATaaccatcagctgcagctcgcTGGAGCACTGGCCATCGCTAATTTTGCGCGCAATG ATGGGAATTGCATCCACATGGTAGACACTGGCATTGTGCAGAAGCTTCTGGAGCTGTTGGACCGGCATGTTGATGAAGGCAACGTTACTGTTCAACACGCAGCACTGAGTGCCCTGCGGAACTTAGCCATACCTG TGGTAAACAAATCCAAGATGCTGTCAGCTGGAGTAGCAGATGTGGTGTTGAAGTTTTTGCAATCAGAGATGCCTCCAGTCCAGTTTAAACTCCTGGGAACACTGCGTATGCTCATCGATACACAAG ctgaagctgcagaccaGCTGGGAACCAATGGGAAGCTGGTGGAGAGGCTTGTGGAGTGGTGCGAAGCCAAAGATCATGCAGGAGTGATGGGGGAGTCCAACAGGCTTCTGTCGGCCCTCATTCGACACAGCAAGTCCAAG GAAGTTGTCAGAACGGTCATCCAGGGAGGAGGCGTCAAACACTTAGTTACTATGGCAACCAGTGAGCATATGATCATGCAGAATGAAGCGCTGGTGGCTTTGGGTCTCATAGCAGGGCTGGATTTGG TTGCAGCTGAGAAGGACTTTGTTGGAGCCAGCCTGGTGTCGGTGCTCCACAAGCTTCTGTCAGACGAGAGGAGCGCACCAGAGATCAAGTACAACTCTATGATCCTCATCTGTGCAGTCATGGGCTCAG AGCCTCTCCACAAAGAAGTCCAGAGCCTGGCGTTCATCGACGTGGTGTCCAAGCTAAGGGCTCATGAAAACAAAACGGTATCACACCAGGCATCGCTTACAGAGCAGCGATTAACTGCCCAGAGCTAA
- the rap1gds1 gene encoding rap1 GTPase-GDP dissociation stimulator 1 isoform X1 has product MDNLSEALEKLKLASTDSATDSVESCLDCLLKALTNNNTEASVKIQEMGVLPLLPTLLNPQSSCTPKVANIIAEVAKNEFMRSPCVEAGLIPPLIQLLNSTDQEVLLQTGRALGNICYDSHEGRSAVDLAGGAQIVAEHIKSLSQNTEPENEKLLTVFCGMLMNYSNDNDSLQAQLINMGVIPTLVKLLGVHSHNTALTEMCLIAFGNLAELESSKEQFASTNIAEELVRLFQKQTEHEKKEMIFEVLAPLAENDVIKLQLVEAGLVECLLEVVAQTVDGEREEDIAQLKTASDLMVLLLLGDESMQKLFEGGKGSVFQRVLSWIPSHNHQLQLAGALAIANFARNDGNCIHMVDTGIVQKLLELLDRHVDEGNVTVQHAALSALRNLAIPVVNKSKMLSAGVADVVLKFLQSEMPPVQFKLLGTLRMLIDTQAEAADQLGTNGKLVERLVEWCEAKDHAGVMGESNRLLSALIRHSKSKEVVRTVIQGGGVKHLVTMATSEHMIMQNEALVALGLIAGLDLVAAEKDFVGASLVSVLHKLLSDERSAPEIKYNSMILICAVMGSEPLHKEVQSLAFIDVVSKLRAHENKTVSHQASLTEQRLTAQS; this is encoded by the exons acaaCCTAAGTGAAGCCCTGGAGAAGCTGAAGCTAGCATCTACAGACAGCGCCACTGACAGCGTGGAGAGTTGCTTGGACTGCCTGCTGAAAGCACTCACCAACAACA acACTGAGGCCAGTGTGAAGATCCAGGAGATGGGCGTCCTTCCCTTACTTCCCACCTTGCTTAACCCCCAGTCTTCCTGCACTCCTAAAGTAGCCAACATCATAGCTGAGGTGGCCAAAAATG AGTTCATGCGGAGTCCCTGTGTTGAAGCCGGCCTCATCCCTCCTCTAATTCAGCTGTTAAACTCCACAGACCAGGAGGTTTTACTGCAGACTGGCCGAGCTCTTGGCAACATCTGTTATGACAGCC ATGAGGGCAGGAGTGCAGTTGACCTGGCAGGAGGGGCTCAGATAGTAGCTGAACACATTAAATCCCTCTCCCAAAATACTGAGCCGGAAAATGAGAAGCTCTTGACTGTCTTTTGTGGCATGCTGATGAACTATAGCAATGATAATG ATTCCCTACAAGCCCAGTTGATCAATATGGGTGTGATTCCCACCTTGGTGAAGCTGCTTGGCGTCCATTCCCACAACACAGCcctgacagaaatgtgtctaATTGCCTTTGGGAATTTGGCTGAGCTTG agtCCAGCAAAGAGCAGTTTGCCTCCACCAATATCGCTGAGGAGCTGGTGCGTCTTTTCCAGAAGCAGACAGAGCACGAGAAGAAGGAAATGATTTTTGAGGTTCTGGCTCCACTTGCAGAAAATG ATGTGATAAAGCTGCAGCTGGTCGAGGCGGGCTTGGTGGAGTGTCTCCTGGAGGTGGTGGCTCAGACTGTagacggagagagggaggaggacatcGCTCAGCTCAAGACTGCCTCTGACCTCATGGTTCTCCTGCTGCTGGGAG ACGAGTCCATGCAGAAGCTGTTTGAGGGAGGAAAGGGCAGTGTCTTCCAGAGGGTCCTGTCCTGGATTCCATCACATaaccatcagctgcagctcgcTGGAGCACTGGCCATCGCTAATTTTGCGCGCAATG ATGGGAATTGCATCCACATGGTAGACACTGGCATTGTGCAGAAGCTTCTGGAGCTGTTGGACCGGCATGTTGATGAAGGCAACGTTACTGTTCAACACGCAGCACTGAGTGCCCTGCGGAACTTAGCCATACCTG TGGTAAACAAATCCAAGATGCTGTCAGCTGGAGTAGCAGATGTGGTGTTGAAGTTTTTGCAATCAGAGATGCCTCCAGTCCAGTTTAAACTCCTGGGAACACTGCGTATGCTCATCGATACACAAG ctgaagctgcagaccaGCTGGGAACCAATGGGAAGCTGGTGGAGAGGCTTGTGGAGTGGTGCGAAGCCAAAGATCATGCAGGAGTGATGGGGGAGTCCAACAGGCTTCTGTCGGCCCTCATTCGACACAGCAAGTCCAAG GAAGTTGTCAGAACGGTCATCCAGGGAGGAGGCGTCAAACACTTAGTTACTATGGCAACCAGTGAGCATATGATCATGCAGAATGAAGCGCTGGTGGCTTTGGGTCTCATAGCAGGGCTGGATTTGG TTGCAGCTGAGAAGGACTTTGTTGGAGCCAGCCTGGTGTCGGTGCTCCACAAGCTTCTGTCAGACGAGAGGAGCGCACCAGAGATCAAGTACAACTCTATGATCCTCATCTGTGCAGTCATGGGCTCAG AGCCTCTCCACAAAGAAGTCCAGAGCCTGGCGTTCATCGACGTGGTGTCCAAGCTAAGGGCTCATGAAAACAAAACGGTATCACACCAGGCATCGCTTACAGAGCAGCGATTAACTGCCCAGAGCTAA